The Henckelia pumila isolate YLH828 unplaced genomic scaffold, ASM3356847v2 CTG_461:::fragment_3, whole genome shotgun sequence genome window below encodes:
- the LOC140871955 gene encoding uncharacterized protein, giving the protein MENSIEAMKSYKRAQFLYNLVLYSLTTLITFLFVSYPFWLPFTNHFFLVSLPETLSSFFDAKCFFVLGNIIVFILVRESKVASTTRSSKFISTDVYDEYVVRSKSFREVIKSETIGDIDQRLNIDQEIRIENDRNKEEKFMRVCEITKDEKIVKRMRKVNVGGTKVEDLTKIPKEELNKRVEAFIERVNRQRSLENY; this is encoded by the coding sequence ATGGAAAATTCGATCGAAGCCATGAAAAGTTACAAGAGGGCTCAGTTTCTTTACAATCTTGTTCTCTATTCTCTCACCACTTTGATCACTTTCTTGTTTGTTTCATACCCCTTTTGGTTACCCTTCACGAATCACTTCTTCTTGGTTTCTCTTCCGGAGACTCTTTCGTCTTTCTTCGACGCCAAATGCTTCTTTGTTTTGGGAAACATCATTGTTTTCATCCTCGTCAGGGAATCAAAGGTAGCAAGTACTACTCGATCATCCAAGTTTATATCGACAGATGTTTACGATGAATATGTTGTAAGAAGCAAGAGTTTTCGCGAGGTGATTAAATCCGAAACCATTGGCGATATTGATCAAAGATTGAATATTGATCAGGAGATAAGGATTGAAAATGATAGAAACAAAGAAGAGAAGTTCATGAGGGTTTGCGAGATTACTAAGGATGAAAAGATTGTGAAAAGGATGAGAAAAGTTAATGTTGGGGGGACAAAAGTGGAGGATCTTACAAAAATTCCCAAGGAGGAGCTAAACAAAAGAGTGGAGGCTTTTATTGAAAGAGTTAACAGACAAAGGTCGCTCGAAAACTACtag
- the LOC140871307 gene encoding glucose-6-phosphate 1-dehydrogenase, chloroplastic produces MAALPSSNRCCSSSSAYSNSTSIGSLQYLRNIPYSLVSPKKWGSKSVSVQADCNNFPNVILMQDGAFAAAMSAIENQAPVKKLKEGLFSVTPPEEQKKPIDPNVDGDKSTVSITVVGASGDLAKKKIFPALFALYYEDCLPEHFSIFGYARSKMTDAELRNMVSKTLTCRIDKRENCGEKMEQFLKRCFYHSGQYDSQENFVELDQKLREHEGGRVSNRLFYLSIPPNIFVDAVRCASLSASAASGWTRIIVEKPFGRDSESSAALTKSLKQYLDEDQIFRIDHYLGKELVENLSVLRFSNLIFEPLWSRQYIRNVQLIFSEDFGTEGRGGYFDHYGIIRDIMQNHLLQIVALFAMETPVSLDAEDIRNEKVKVLRSMRKLRLDDVVIGQYKSHTKGSVSYPGYTDDKTVPKDSLTPTFAAAALFIDNARWDGVPFLMKAGKALHNRRAEIRVQFRHVPGNLYNRNFGTDLDMATNEFVIRVQPDEAIYLKINNKVPGLGMRLDRSHLNLLYKARYMKEIPDAYERLLLDAIEGERRLFIRSDELDAAWSIFTPVLKELEEKKMIPEYYPYGSRGPVGAHYLAARYDVKWGDLGLDD; encoded by the exons ATGGCCGCATTGCCTTCATCAAATCGATGTTGTTCTTCATCTTCGGCTTATTCCAATTCTACCTCAATTGGGTCTCTTCAATATCTCAGAAACATTCCATATTCCTTGGTTTCTCCGAAAAAATGGGGTTCGAAGAGCGTTTCTGTGCAGGCCGATTGCAACAATTTTCCCAATGTGATTCTCATGCAAGATG GTGCTTTTGCTGCTGCAATGTCTGCAATTGAAAACCAAGCACCAgtcaagaaattgaaagaaggGTTGTTCTCAGTTACTCCTCCGGAGGAACAGAAAAAGCCCATTGATCCGAATGTAGATGGCGATAAATCGACTGTCAGTATCACTGTTGTAGGAGCCTCTGGGGACCTTGCCAAAAAGAAGATATTTCCTGCTCTTTTTGCACTTTACTATGAGGATTGCCTCCCTGAG CATTTCAGTATCTTTGGTTATGCCCGTAGTAAGATGACGGATGCCGAATTGAGGAACATGGTCAGCAAAACTCTTACTTGCAGAATTGACAAGAG GGAAAATTGTGGTGAGAAGATGGAGCAGTTCTTGAAAAGATGTTTCTACCACTCAGGTCAATACGATTCTCAAGAAAATTTTGTGGAACTTGATCAAAAACTTCGGGAGCACGAG GGCGGCAGGGTTTCAAACCGGCTATTCTACTTATCGATTCCACCCAACATATTTGTTGATGCCGTAAGATGTGCCAGTCTCTCCGCTTCTGCTGCCAGTGGGTGGACTAGGATTATTGTTGAGAAACCTTTTGGCCGCGATTCTGAATCCTCGGCTGCTTTGACTAAATCTCTCAAGCAATACTTGGACGAGGATCAaattttcag GATAGATCACTATCTTGGAAAGGAGCTAGTTGAAAATCTCTCCGTCCTTCGCTTCTCAAACCTCATCTTTGAGCCATTATGGTCAAGACAATATATAAGGAATGTTCAGTTGATATTTTCCGAGGACTTTGGCACTGAAGGAAGGGGAGG TTATTTTGACCACTATGGAATAATAAGAGACATAATGCAAAACCATCTTCTCCAAATAGTTGCACTATTTGCCATGGAAACGCCAGTCAGTTTGGATGCAGAAGATATCAGGAATGAGAAG GTTAAAGTGTtgcgttccatgagaaaattacGACTTGATGATGTGGTCATAGGACAGTACAAGAGTCACACAAAAGGAAGTGTCAGTTACCCAGGATACACAGATGATAAAACGGTACCCAAAGATAGCTTGACACCAACTTTTGCTGCGGCTGCACTTTTCATAGATAACGCAAGATGGGACGGAGTGCCTTTTCTAATGAAAGCTGGAAAAGCCTTACATAATAGAAG GGCTGAGATAAGGGTGCAGTTTAGACATGTTCCTGGTAATTTATACAATCGGAACTTTGGGACTGATCTGGATATGGCGACAAATGAGTTTGTAATCCGTGTTCAGCCCGATGAAGCTATTTATCTGAAGATCAATAATAAGGTTCCAGGATTGGGAATGAGATTGGACCGAAGTCATTTGAATCTTCTATACAAGGCCAG ATACATGAAAGAGATTCCTGATGCGTATGAGAGACTTCTTCTTGATGCCATTGAAGGGGAAAGGAGACTATTCATCCGAAGCGACGAATTGGATGCTGCCTGGTCAATCTTCACGCCTGTGTTGAAGGAGCTCGAAGAAAAGAAGATGATTCCGGAGTACTATCCATATGGAAGCCGAGGACCAGTCGGGGCTCATTACCTTGCGGCCAGATACGATGTCAAATGGGGTGATCTTGGCCTTGATGACTAA
- the LOC140872193 gene encoding 11-beta-hydroxysteroid dehydrogenase-like has protein sequence MLRKLVDNEFTNAATFYIVSLFLLIISPPLLLFKIIYNFLVSFRPTDANMRGKVVLITGASSGIGECLAYEYAKREALLVIVARREQLLQKVAEKARGIGSPDVLVICGDVSDFNDCRRFIDEAINHFGRLDHLVNNAGIGSIFMVNEGIDITKFAPVMDINFWGSIYPSHFAIPHLKKTNGTIIVNASTAAYFNLPRSGFYSASKSAVTSFYESLRAELGPEIKITIVTLGYVESEMTLGKQMSKEGEMKHNQEIKDLVFECFPVMSTEPCAKAIVKGACRGDRWITEPQFMRPFIAFNFFFPELVQWHFKKFYLGKWIAATKAAHK, from the exons ATGTTGCGAAAACTCGTAGATAACGAGTTCACCAACGCCGCCACTTTTTACATTGTCTCTCTTTTCCTGCTCATAATTTCTCCGCCATTGTTGCTCTTCAAGATCATATACAACTTCTTGGTTTCATTCCGCCCCACGGATGCCAACATGAGAGGCAAAGTTGTTCTTATTACCGGCGCTTCGTCTGGAATCGGAgag TGCTTGGCTTACGAATACGCCAAGAGGGAAGCGTTGTTGGTGATTGTTGCGAGGAGGGAACAACTTTTGCAGAAAGTTGCGGAAAAAGCCAGAGGGATCGGATCTCCGGATGTTCTTGTCATCTGTGGGGATGTGTCTGATTTCAACGACTGCCGAAGATTCATTGATGAAGCCATTAATCATTTCGGACGGT tGGATCATCTGGTGAATAATGCTGGGATTGGTAGCATATTCATGGTGAATGAGGGGATAGACATCACCAAGTTTGCTCCTGTCATG GATATCAACTTCTGGGGATCGATCTATCCTAGTCATTTCGCGATTCCTCACCTCAAGAAAACCAATGGAACCATAATTGTCAATGCATCAACTGCTGCATATTTCAATCTTCCAAGATCAGGTTTCTACAGC GCAAGTAAATCAGCAGTAACAAGCTTCTACGAGTCGTTAAGAGCAGAATTGGGACCagaaatcaaaataacaatagtgaCGCTGGGATATGTTGAATCAGAAATGACCCTTGGGAAACAGATGAGTAAAGAAGGTGAAATGAAGCATAACCAAGAAATCAAAGAT CTTGTATTTGAATGTTTTCCGGTGATGAGCACAGAGCCATGCGCAAAGGCAATAGTGAAGGGTGCATGCAGGGGAGACAGATGGATTACTGAACCACAATTTATGAGACCTTTTATTGccttcaatttcttcttccCAGAATTAGTGCAAtggcattttaaaaaattttacctTGGCAAATGGATAGCAGCCACAAAAGCGGCACACAAATAA